A part of Aspergillus flavus chromosome 5, complete sequence genomic DNA contains:
- a CDS encoding putative choline transport protein: protein MHTIGVCFGPSGALIGMVQLFATAGAVMHPNWVYERWQLMLGYQGANLLVALLIVYMSRALSIMNRIAVVIMFLSLFVVIGFLVGRAATTASNSFVWSQFENRSGFSSNGYCTLLGIGIALYAYGNPHWICSLSDDVENAARAVPIAFVAQQIGNLVTVFAFLVTAGYVITDYDALVESHFPSAIGATFEQALGSQVGAMVLLLLIAVPGLVGLMSYYNVCMMVADAFLRTHSMPGWEWLTRRHPGPNVPLNILYCLTVINLLLGFIYLASAEGFSILLGAPGVLYFAGYLVPLVAHVVTKGKNLGHGGWFKMPRKLSVGLAAFNTLTMLFIVICLCLPRSSPITAANMNWSVLFLVFGIASSIVLWTSYGRSNYEGVDLAVADAIEIEATDTTDAESGQIHKSTKVCQHNVPCPKYEDLLCGRGRTSRMS, encoded by the exons TGGTCCGTCCGGTGCCCTCATCGGCATGGTGCAACTGTTTGCAACCGCTGGCGCCGTGATGCATCCGAACTGGGTCTATGAACGCTGGCAGCTCATGCTCGGCTATCAGGGCGCCAACCTCCTGGTTGCCCTTCTCATAGTCTACATGAGTAGAGCGCTTTCGATTATGAATCGTATCGCCG TCGTTATCATGTTCTTGAgtctcttcgtcgtcatcggCTTCCTGGTTGGCCGGGCTGCTACCACCGCATCTAACAG CTTCGTCTGGTCGCAGTTTGAGAACCGCTCCGGTTTCTCCTCAAATGGGTATTGCACCCTCCTCGGTATCGGCATCGCCCTGTACGCCTACGGCAACCCGCATTGGATTTGCAGCTTGTCAGACGACGTAGAGAATGCTGCTCGTGCAGTTCCCATCGCGTTTGTAGCACAGCAGATTGGAAATCTGGTCAC AGTCTTTGCATTCCTCGTCACGGCTGGATACGTTATCACCGACTATGATGCGCTCGTGGAATCCCACTTCCCCTCGGCCATCGGCGCCACCTTCGAACAAGCCTTGGGTTCCCAGGTTGGTGCGATggtcctcctccttctcatcgcCGTCCCTGGTCTCGTCGGCCTTATGTCTTATTATAATGTCTGCATGATGGTCGCTGATGCCTTCTTGCGCACGCATTCCA TGCCAGGATGGGAATGGTTGACCCGTCGTCATCCGGGACCCAATGTGCCACTCAACATTCTCTATTGTTTGACTGTTATTAACTTGCTACTGGGTTTCATCTATCTTGCGAGCGCAGAGGGCTTCTCTATCCTCCTCGGTGCTCCGGGAGTGCTCTACTTCGCTGGCTATCTTGTTCCCTTGGTCGCCCACGTCGTCACGAAGGGGAAAAACCTGGGACACGGCGGCTGGTTCAAGATGCCCCGCAAGCTCAGCGTGGGCCTTGCAGCCTTCAACACCCTAACCATGCTTTTTATCGTGATCTGTCTGTGTCTGCCCCGATCCAGCCCTATTACGGCAGCAAACATGAACTGGTCCgtcctctttctcgtctttgGTATTGCGTCATCCATCGTGTTGTGGACCTCCTACGGCAGGTCCAATTACGAAGGTGTGGACCTCGCTGTGGCGGACGCGATCGAAATCGAGGCTACTGACACCACCGACGCCGAGTCCGGACAAATTCATAAGTCCACGAAGGTTTGCCAGCATAATGTACCGTGTCCAAAGTATGAAGATCTCCTATGCGGTCGTGGCAGAACCTCTCGTATGAGCTAG
- a CDS encoding putative glycosyl hydrolase, family 43 (glycosyl hydrolase, family 43), with the protein MLLRLLQAFLGLWAIFPIASAYTNPIRNPGGSDPFMVYTGGYYYLLTTTWNDVQVSRATTVDGLKTAEKKVVYTTTEESHCCNVWAPEVHYLGDKWYIYYTAGNSADLDGQRMHVLEGKLVSCGATPWDDYTYAGQLTTTWGIDGTIVRFNDFGNFMVWSCFDGVTYQSLCIQQLGSDYTSLTGDISVISEPTEDFETHGTPVNEGPAALYLNGKTYIGYSASYCWTAYYCVGLLTWDGSTNPTDKNAWSKHDGCLLSSANGNYGTGHNSFFQSPDASQTWIAYHATTNASGACDDSRYTMVQEISSGSNGIPDLGEALAWTVEISEPSS; encoded by the exons ATGTTGCTCCGATTATTGCAGGCCTTTCTAGGGCTATGGGCGATTTTCCCCATAGCCTCCGCCTACACGAACCCAATTCGCAATCCCGGGGGCAGTGACCCCTTCATGGTCTATACCGGAGGCTACTACTACCTTCTCACGACGACCTGGAACGACGTGCAAGTCAGTCGGGCAACTACCGTCGACGGCCTCAAGACGGCCGAGAAGAAGGTGGTATACACCACCACCGAGGAGTCTCACTGCTGCAACGTGTGGGCACCCGAAGTTCACTACCTGGGTGATAAGTGGTACATCTACTACACGGCTGGCAATAGTGCGGATCTGGATGGCCAGCGCATGCATGTATTGGAAGGTAAGCTGGTGTCCT GTGGAGCGACTCCTTGGGATGATTATACCTACGCCGGCCAGCTGACCACGACATGGGGAATTGACGGGACGATCGTCCGGTTCAACGACTTTGGCAACTTTATGGTGTGGTCATGCTTCGACGGTGTCACATATCAATCCCTCTGTATCCAACAGCTGGGATCGGACTACACCTCGTTGACGGGCGACATCTCCGTTATCTCTGAGCCTACCGAAGACTTTGAAACGCACGGTACCCCGGTCAATGAGGGTCCCGCGGCCCTCTATCTCAATGGCAAGACGTACATCGGGTACTCGGCTTCTTACTGCTGGACGGCGTACTATTGCGTGGGCCTCCTTACCTGGGACGGCTCCACCAACCCGACCGACAAGAACGCCTGGAGCAAGCACGACGGCTGCCTTTTGTCATCGGCTAATGGAAACTATGGAACGGGTCATAACTCGTTCTTCCAAAGCCCAGACGCTTCGCAGACGTGGATCGCCTATCATGCCACTACCAATGCAAGCGGTGCATGTGATGACAGCCGTTACACGATGGTGCAGGAGATCAGCTCCGGCAGCAATGGCATCCCGGATCTTGGAGAAGCATTGGCGTGGACAGTTGAAATCAGCGAGCCGAGCTCTTAG